A segment of the Caretta caretta isolate rCarCar2 chromosome 13, rCarCar1.hap1, whole genome shotgun sequence genome:
gttctgcagaaaaggacctggggattacagtagatgagaagctggatatgattcagcagtgtgcccttgttgccaacaaggccaatggcatattaggctgtattagtaggagcattgccagcagattgagggaagtgattattcccctctattcggcactggtgaggccacacctggagtattgtgtccagttttggtccccccactacagaagggatgtggaaaaattggagagagtccagggaagggcaacaaaaatgattagggggctggagcacatgacttacgaggagaggctgagggaactgggcttatttagtctgcagaagagaagagtgaggggggatttgatagaagccttcaactacctgaagggggttcaaagaggatggagctaggctgttctcagtgttggaaaatgacagaacaagaagcaatggtctcaagttgcagggggggggggagagtctaggttggatattaggaaacactatttcactaggagggtggtgaagaactggaatgggttacttagagaggtggtggaatctccatccttagaggtttttaaggcccggcttgacaaagccttggctgggatgatttagttggtgttggtcctgctttgagcaggtggttggactagatgacctcctgaggtctcttccaatcctgatattctatgattctatgatacagaaATTACATATTGATGACAATGGGTGTGCAGCTCTGGCCAGCCggccagcctctctctctcatatttatactgctgcccatcaccctAGTATTTcagcaccttccatgtaaaatcattAGTGATAGTGAAGTCCCTAGGGGACTGTATGTAGTTTCTGGCATTTCTCCCTTTCTGGGGTCAAAAACTGTTGGGGTAGGGTGGGTTTTTTGGGTTGTTTATGGTTTAGGGTAGGAGTTTGGAGATAAAGGGGTTGTCATTCTTGTCATCCATTGTCACCAATAGTGTCAACAGGTGCAGCTAAACTGGTTCTAAACATGGTTTGTCCTTGTATATACCTGAAGCTAAACTGTGTTCAACACTTGTTCCACTGCACCTGTCATTGACACCCACTATTGGCAATAGGTAATTATTGTAGTGTAGCCAGGGTTGTGGGGAATAGCAGTTTGAGGGGTAACTGATCTTTTGTCTTCCCCGCCACCTGTCCCTGGTCAGTACTCCAGAAAGCTTTAAACATTCCTGGCCTATGTCACACTACGATAGTGCAGTCTCGGCATTGTTTTGAGACAAGGACACTTGAGGCTGAACAATGGGAAACATTCCCTGATGGGGAAATCTTACTGGCTGGTGGCATAGACTACCAGGCGACGTGGTGACTCAAGTCATTTAAAACTGGACTGGACAAAACAATGGGGAATAGACTGTAGGGAACAACCCTGGCCCATAGAGGGGATGGACTGGTTGGGACCTAATGAGGCATCTCCATCTCTAAGGTGTCTGGTTATATGAGATGCTGATATGAGGGTCTAATTTAGAATAACTCTTTTGTCAGACTCCAACTCCTGCCCCCTCCGCGCTGCCAGGTGAGCGTTCACACCAGAAATAGCCACATGCTGTATAGCTCCCCAGGGCTCTGatcaaaaatatttcagtggggtggaggcgggggctggTGCTGCATAACAGAGACAATTTATATTCAGTTACTGTGAGCTCCCTCCGCCTCCTTGAATTAATTCAAACCCAAAAATGAACTGGAGCTGCTTAGCATCCCCCAAACCCGTCCCACGCTGGGCAATCCTTGGGTGCCATGGTTGCCAGTGGGCAGCATTTAGCGGGCTATGACCCACCCCCACCACAAGCAGCGTAGCTCAAATGGAGACTGCGGCCTGCACGTCACTAGTATTGATCATTTTTGGTGCCAATCACTGCTCAGAACAGAGCAGACGCTAGCCATAAGCAGACTAAGCCATTGTTtagggccctgggcagctggggatgggggcagtaTTCACTTTTTTAGTATTCGGGAGAGGGCAAAATATTTCTTGTTACaacccccaatgggctagcaccgcCTCTGGCAAGAGTCCGAGCGAGAGAAGAGCAGGACTCGGGGGTGGAAGGaaatgggcagggggagaggagtaACACCTCTCTGCAGCTTGCAAAGCTCTTTGGGATggcggggtgcaggggggggggctCTTTGGGATggcggggtgcagggggggcggggtgcagcAGTTCTGGCTCCTGCCCCTGGCTAACGGGTTGGGGGGGCGGGTTCATCCTGGGTTAGCCCCTATCTGCCAGTGCCCGGTGCAGCGCCCCACTCCCGTCCCTCCTGGACTGCTCCCACTTCCAGGTCCCCCCTGCAGCACCGACCCCTCTCCCGGTTCCCATTGCGGGCCCCACCCCGCCGGCTGCCCCTGGCGGAGCCCGCGCCTCGCTCCACTCGCCGGCACTGCGGAGCTGCGCGGCAGCTTCGGGCTGAGTCTCCCGGCACCGACACGCGGCGGTGGCCGAGTTTCTGCGCCTGAGGCTGGATAAAGTCTGCGGGGAGCCGAGGgagatcggggggagggggatccccCCAGGGACCCGGAGTTTCCCCCGTAGGGTAGGGACCGAGGTACTCGCTCCTGCCCTTCCCCGTAGGGTTCTGGGGagcctctccttccctgcctcccttaAGGACCTGGCATCCCAACCTCCCCCTCCACCATAGGAGTCTGTGGATCCCTCCCACAGCCCCAATTGCAAGAGGATATTTCCCTCTTAAGGACTCAAGGATTCCCTTCTGCACCACCCTTAGGACGTGGGAGATTCCACCTTGCACCGACCCCTCATGCATTTTCCCTAAGGACTCACTTGTTCCCTTGCTGCAACAACCCCCCATCTGCTTCCTGTAGAACCCTCTGCAGTAAATGGCACCCGTGGAGGAAGTCGTTTCGATTTCTGACATCATCAACTTCACCTTCAGTCCTGTATCCGGTGAACCAGATTTTCACCCATCACTTCCTGCTGGCTGTGTACCTCATCGTgtccctgctggggctgctggggaatggACTGGGCCTGTGGAATATGTGTGCCGGGTCCcagaggagcagctggagcaCCCTCAGTGTGCTGGTGTGCAAACTAGGGGTGGCAGACCTACTCTATATGATCACGTTGCCCTTCCTGGTGACCTACTATCTCCAGGGGGGCATGTGGCTCTTTGGGAAAGGCTGCTGCAGGTTGACGCGGGCCATCTTCCACCTCAGTCTCTATGCCAGCATTGGCTTCCTGACCTGCATCAGCATCCACCGCTACCTGGGCATCGTGTACCCACTGAAGATGCTGGGTAGGTGCCAGACCCTGGGCCCCCCCTTCTTCATCAGTGCGTTGGTCTGGGCATGGGTCATCATCTAGGTGTCTCCTGATTTTGGCTTCAGCAAAATGGATAGCAATGGTACACGGTGTCATGATACAACAGGACATGAGAACCTGGGCACCTATCTGCCCTACGTCCTGGCTGTAACTATGACTGGCTTTGTCGTCCCCTTCCTCCTAATCATTGGCTGCTACTGCCATGTGGTGGTGGTCCTCTGGAGGAATAAAAATGTGGACCCAAACCTCAAGAGAAGGAGCATCAAACTGGTGGTGTTACTGATGGTCCTGTTCTCTGTCTGTTTCCTCCCATATCACGTCTTCAGGAATCTTAACTTGCTATCCCAAAGCTGGCAACTCTAGGGGTCCTGCACCCAGACTTCAAAAAACATCTATGTCTCCTATCAGGTGACCTGGGGCCTGGCCAGCTTCAACAGTGCCCTGAACCCCTGCTGTACCTAATGATTAGTGAGGACTGCGTGTCACGTATGAGGACCATCAGTCAAAGGGCTGGCCAGTCTCTGGGGTCTTTCTGGGAGAGGAGAACCCAGTGCCAGACTGATTGTGGCTTGTAAAGGGTTTTGAGGATGACAAGGTCTATAGGAGCTCTGAGCAGTACAGTTATATCTTTTATTAAGTAATACAACAGCTCCCGGGTTCGTTGGTGATGGCTATATGGGTGGCAGCATGCTGCAGGCTCAGTCACAGAAGATTATGTATCTTACTGGGCAGACATGCcttaggtcttttccatctcctcCAAGACCATGCAGCTGCTGACAGCAAACTTGCCTTTTAAAGTTTTAGGAGGCTGGTGCTCTATTAGGATAATGGCTGCAGAATTCTGAATGATGCCTGGGATGATGCAGAAGCTGATTATAGTGGGGAATCCTACAGAGAATTTTTCACAACCTGTAGGCATGCAATTGCATTTTACAGTTACTCTTGTGCACCTagacctaaattttcaaaaaagtagGTGTGCAATTGCATGCCTAATTTGAGTGTGCATGTGATGTGACTGCATTCAACGTCCTAGTAATTGTACATGAAAACGATCCATTATGTGTGCAAGTGgtaatttacaatagcaatttcCACACTAGCACGTTCAATCATGGTGCTTGCACACAGAAATTTTCTGGAAATTTTGGCCCTCAaagatttgaaaatgtggaagagattaaaaaaaaacgtAGACATATAAATACACATGCAAAATAAGCACACAGTTACATGCCCAATATGTGTGCACAATCTTAATAACTGTGTGTTTGCAAATTAGCCATACATTTTGTTGGTACTGTCACATGCTCAAACTTGATGAAGACCTGTCCCAATATTGCATGAAATAGGTGGGCATTAAATGTTACATGCCGATGATGCTAATATTTAGGAAGAGAAGACTTAAGCCCACTGCAGTGAAATGCAAGCAGGAAAAGGCCAAAGAGCTGATAGCAAAGATCATATTTTCATTGTTTCCAAAGTAGATAGATTGTTATTGCTGGCAGCAGTTGTCCTCTGCATAGTGCAGAAGCAATAGCCACAAACTGGTATTTTACCTTCTTCTCCTCTCTGTCTTTTCCAGTTCAGATGGCTTGAATTTTTCAGCAATTGTTAGAACATTAAATGACATTCAGCAGTAGGTTTTTGCAATTCTGAAGAGAGCTTTAAACAATAAGAATGATCCAGATTTGTGGAGCTGCCAAAGGGTGAGAAACTTTGCTATTTGGAAAAATGCCTGATATTTATCACATTCAGCTGCTGCAGTGTCCAGGTCCTCCTTTGATATACACCAAAGAAACCATGGGTAGTTTATACTGAGTTAATATATCACGTTAAAGAGCAAATAAATACTTAACTCATCACTGGAAGCACTGTCTGGTTTCTTTAAAACTTACAAGAACACAAGCCAGATGGCCTGAGGGATAGAGTTGGAGGCCTGCCTTGCACAGGAGAAGTGACAGGTTTTGGCTGTGGGATTGGCATTgatgcaggagctgctgcttaCCCAGCTACCTGGCAAGATCAAGAGTGGCAAGACTCCACTTGGGGAGCAATGATACTCTTGCTGGTGGATGGACTAGAGGCATGATCCCACAAGATGCTTAGCACTCTGtccctaatccagcaaagcatttaggcatgtgctatattttaaaataagtagtcccattgaaggcaaAAGTCATATTAGATCATCCCGATTTGTGAGCCTTGGATGACCTAATATGTCTTTTCCACCTCTAATGTCAGTGAAGTGGGAAGGCCCAGGGGATTGCTGGCCCTGCCCTGGCCTTTTGTCAGCTGCAGAGTCCTCAGAGGTGCATATCTTCATGGCATTACACTGTTTCCCTCTAATGCTGATTTCACAGAGTAAGTACCCAACAGTGCCCTGGCCTGTGAGAGTTCTCAGTTGGCATAACTCTCCAGCACAGGTTTCAGATCCTAGATTCAAAGGCAATCCAGTTGGT
Coding sequences within it:
- the LOC142068821 gene encoding P2Y purinoceptor 1-like; the encoded protein is GSSGWGGCNLRQQKLRTGPEAVEPFRDPEGLRGLSSPSGSISGKLKPGQKRKQSRQESASCQLTAVKTPREEREPEELQTSQPHFSPRQNHRADPQGIHFEALGGEEGDQEQSTWIHQGTLCSKWHPWRKSFRFLTSSTSPSVLYPVNQIFTHHFLLAVYLIVSLLGLLGNGLGLWNMCAGSQRSSWSTLSVLVCKLGVADLLYMITLPFLVTYYLQGGMWLFGKGCCRLTRAIFHLSLYASIGFLTCISIHRYLGIVYPLKMLGRCQTLGPPFFISALVWAWVII